One Deinococcus aerolatus genomic window carries:
- a CDS encoding aminopeptidase: protein MRPARAALLLAGVVALAVALSACSDVRYLAQAAGGQLDLLRRARPIAAVLADPATDAELRRKLELLGRVRAFAVGELGLPDHGAFLKYVDVGRPAVVWNVFSAPPDSVRLRTSCFPIAGCVTYRGYFHEADARAYADTRRAAGDDVSVGGVGAYSTLGYLNDPVLSTMLSSSDASLIRTVIHELAHPALYVKDDTVFNESFATAVEEAGMRRWLAAYGTPELARADRLAQDRAAGFQKLLLQTRGELEGLYAQNRPATELQSRKAVILQTLHNRYAELKAGWGGYGGYDGWFARGANNASLGAVAAYATLVPEFLALLERGGGDIPKMIAAAATCARRPGAERQPCLRGE, encoded by the coding sequence GTGCGGCCCGCTAGAGCCGCGCTGCTGCTGGCCGGGGTTGTGGCGCTGGCGGTGGCCCTGTCGGCCTGCTCGGACGTGCGCTATCTGGCGCAGGCGGCGGGGGGACAGCTGGACCTGCTGCGGCGGGCGCGGCCCATTGCCGCCGTGCTGGCGGATCCTGCCACCGACGCGGAGCTGCGCCGCAAGCTGGAACTGCTGGGGCGGGTACGGGCCTTTGCCGTGGGTGAACTGGGTCTGCCGGACCACGGCGCCTTCCTGAAATACGTGGACGTGGGGCGGCCCGCCGTGGTCTGGAACGTGTTCTCCGCGCCCCCCGACAGCGTCCGCCTGCGGACCTCCTGTTTTCCCATTGCGGGCTGCGTGACCTACCGGGGCTACTTCCACGAGGCCGACGCGCGGGCCTACGCCGACACGCGCCGGGCGGCAGGCGACGACGTGAGCGTGGGGGGGGTGGGCGCCTACAGCACGCTGGGCTACCTGAACGACCCGGTGCTGTCCACCATGCTCTCTTCCTCCGACGCCAGCCTGATTCGCACCGTGATCCACGAACTGGCGCACCCGGCGCTGTACGTCAAGGACGACACCGTGTTCAACGAATCTTTCGCCACCGCCGTAGAGGAGGCCGGGATGCGGCGCTGGCTGGCCGCGTACGGCACCCCCGAACTGGCCAGGGCAGACCGGCTGGCACAGGACAGGGCGGCGGGGTTCCAGAAGCTGCTGCTTCAGACGCGCGGCGAGCTGGAAGGCCTGTATGCCCAGAACCGGCCGGCCACCGAGCTCCAGAGCCGCAAGGCAGTGATTCTTCAGACCCTGCATAACCGCTACGCCGAGCTGAAAGCAGGCTGGGGCGGCTACGGCGGCTACGACGGCTGGTTCGCGCGCGGGGCCAACAACGCCTCGCTGGGCGCGGTGGCTGCCTACGCGACGCTGGTGCCGGAGTTCCTGGCCCTGCTGGAACGCGGCGGCGGCGATATCCCGAAAATGATCGCAGCGGCAGCCACATGTGCCCGGCGGCCCGGCGCGGAGCGGCAGCCGTGCCTGAGGGGAGAATAG
- the pta gene encoding phosphate acetyltransferase encodes MKTLFIAPTRNAVGLSSTALGLTRALERQGLKVAFLKPIAQTHESATDDSVHFARALAHLKTPDPVPLAEAEEQLSHGAEEELMENVIALVRAATDGGGADVLIAEGLALTERNVYAGALNASLARNLQASTVLVSSLSGVTAGELADELEIAAQNYRRSDGTGLSGYVLNFAPRELDFGGLMAELRARSPLLASGELPLLGVVAQSPALAAPRTLDVARYLNAEVLNEGEAGHRRVSSTVVTARTVPRMAHLFVPGALVVTPGDREDVIMAAALSHLSGVPLAGLMYTSGSAPEDSIERLCRTSLTSTLPVMRVQTNSFHTASLLSRMDARVPHDDTERMEGLLDFIADRLDLAALRTRIRTPDVVGERRLPPSAFRYELIVRARAANKRIVLPEGDEPRTIRAAIRCVEKGIARPVLLAPPERVRQVADGLALALPPELEIIDPDSIRAQYVAPMVELRKSKGLTAPQAEAQLEDTVVLGTMMLAQGEVDGLVSGAVHTTANTVRPAMQLIKTAPGAALISSVFFMLMPEQVLVYGDAAINPNPNAEELADIAIQSADSALAFGITPRIAMLSYSTGESGSGEDVEKVRVATALVRERRPDLMVDGPMQYDAASVLSVGRQKAPDSPVAGRATVFIFPDLNTGNTTYKAVQRAAGVVAVGPMLQGLRKPVNDLSRGALVDDIVYTIALTAIQAAQVESTEAAPLP; translated from the coding sequence ATGAAAACCCTCTTCATCGCCCCCACCCGCAACGCCGTGGGCCTGTCCAGCACAGCGCTGGGCCTGACCCGTGCGCTGGAACGGCAGGGCCTGAAAGTCGCGTTTCTCAAGCCCATCGCCCAGACGCATGAGAGCGCCACCGACGACAGCGTGCATTTTGCCCGCGCGCTGGCGCACCTCAAGACCCCCGATCCGGTCCCGCTGGCAGAGGCCGAGGAGCAGCTGAGCCACGGCGCGGAAGAGGAGCTGATGGAGAACGTGATCGCCCTGGTGCGGGCGGCCACCGACGGCGGCGGCGCGGACGTGCTGATCGCCGAGGGCCTGGCCCTGACCGAGCGCAACGTGTACGCGGGGGCACTGAACGCCAGTCTGGCGCGCAATCTGCAGGCCAGCACCGTGCTGGTGTCCAGCCTGAGCGGCGTAACGGCGGGCGAACTGGCCGATGAGCTGGAAATCGCCGCGCAGAATTACCGCCGCAGCGACGGCACCGGCCTGTCGGGCTACGTGCTGAACTTCGCCCCGCGTGAGCTGGACTTCGGCGGCCTGATGGCCGAACTGCGGGCGCGCAGTCCCCTGCTGGCCAGCGGGGAACTGCCGCTGCTGGGCGTGGTGGCGCAGTCCCCGGCGCTGGCCGCCCCGCGCACGCTGGACGTGGCCCGCTATCTGAACGCCGAGGTGCTGAACGAGGGCGAGGCCGGGCACCGGCGGGTCAGCAGCACGGTGGTCACGGCCCGCACCGTGCCGCGCATGGCGCACCTGTTCGTGCCCGGCGCGCTGGTGGTCACCCCCGGTGACCGCGAGGACGTGATCATGGCCGCCGCGCTCTCGCACCTCAGCGGCGTGCCGCTGGCTGGCCTGATGTACACCTCGGGCAGTGCGCCGGAAGACAGCATAGAAAGGCTGTGCCGGACGTCGCTGACCTCGACGTTGCCGGTGATGCGCGTGCAGACCAATTCCTTTCACACCGCCTCGCTGCTGTCGCGCATGGACGCCCGCGTGCCGCACGACGACACCGAGCGCATGGAGGGCCTGCTGGATTTCATTGCGGACCGGCTGGACCTGGCCGCGCTGCGAACGCGCATCCGCACGCCGGACGTGGTGGGCGAGCGCCGGTTGCCGCCCAGCGCCTTTCGCTACGAGCTGATTGTGCGCGCCCGCGCCGCGAACAAGCGTATCGTGCTGCCCGAGGGCGACGAGCCGCGCACCATCCGGGCCGCCATCCGCTGCGTCGAAAAGGGCATTGCCCGCCCGGTGCTGCTGGCCCCGCCCGAGCGGGTGCGGCAGGTGGCCGACGGGCTGGCCCTGGCCCTGCCGCCGGAACTGGAAATTATCGATCCAGACAGCATCCGTGCCCAGTACGTGGCCCCGATGGTGGAGCTGCGCAAAAGCAAGGGGCTGACCGCACCACAGGCCGAGGCGCAGCTGGAAGATACGGTGGTGCTGGGCACCATGATGCTGGCCCAGGGCGAGGTGGACGGGCTGGTGTCGGGCGCGGTGCACACCACCGCCAACACCGTGCGTCCGGCCATGCAGCTGATCAAAACCGCCCCCGGCGCGGCGCTGATCAGCTCGGTTTTCTTCATGCTGATGCCCGAGCAGGTGCTGGTCTACGGCGACGCGGCCATCAACCCCAACCCCAACGCCGAGGAACTGGCCGACATTGCCATCCAGAGCGCCGACAGCGCCCTGGCCTTCGGTATCACGCCGCGCATTGCCATGCTGTCGTACAGCACCGGCGAGAGCGGCAGCGGCGAGGACGTGGAAAAGGTGCGCGTGGCGACCGCGCTGGTCCGGGAGCGCCGCCCGGACCTGATGGTGGACGGCCCGATGCAGTACGACGCTGCCAGTGTGCTGAGCGTGGGCCGCCAGAAGGCCCCGGACAGCCCGGTGGCCGGCCGCGCCACCGTATTCATCTTCCCGGACCTGAACACCGGGAACACCACCTACAAGGCCGTGCAGCGGGCGGCGGGCGTAGTGGCGGTGGGGCCAATGCTTCAGGGTCTGCGTAAGCCGGTCAATGACCTGTCACGCGGAGCGCTGGTGGACGACATCGTGTACACCATTGCGTTGACCGCGATCCAGGCGGCGCAGGTGGAAAGCACCGAGGCCGCGCCGCTGCCCTGA
- a CDS encoding acetate kinase, which translates to MWTLVLNSGSSSLKFAVLDPASGETRLSGLAERLGAEAASMRLDVAGPGEGGRRQTHALNGGSYAEAMRLVLAELETLGLRSEVRAVGHRVVHGGSRFSAPATITPEVLGAIRDCVPLAPLHNPANIAGIEAAMNAFPELPQVAVFDTAFHQTLPEVAYRYAVPEAWFTQHGVRRYGFHGISHSFVAGEAARMLGRPLSGLNLITAHLGNGCSVCAVAGGRSVGTSMGLTPLEGLVMGTRSGDVDPGLHDYLARVSGLTLTQITAALNRESGLLALSGLTNDMRELEEAAARGHVGARLAVEIFAYRLAQGMASMAVALGRVDGVVFTGGIGENSASVRAATLARLPFLGLELDVAANAAAVHGQGGSIGAPDRLPALVVNTNEEWMIARETAGLLTPTAQ; encoded by the coding sequence ATGTGGACCCTGGTTCTCAACAGCGGCAGCAGCAGCCTGAAATTCGCCGTCCTTGACCCGGCCTCGGGCGAAACGCGGCTCTCGGGGCTGGCCGAACGGCTGGGCGCAGAGGCAGCGTCCATGCGGCTGGACGTGGCCGGTCCGGGAGAGGGGGGCAGGCGCCAGACCCACGCCCTGAACGGCGGCAGCTACGCCGAGGCCATGCGGCTGGTGCTGGCCGAACTGGAGACCCTGGGGCTGCGATCAGAAGTGCGGGCGGTGGGCCACCGCGTCGTCCACGGCGGCAGCCGCTTCAGCGCCCCCGCCACCATCACGCCCGAGGTGCTGGGGGCCATCCGCGACTGCGTGCCGCTGGCCCCGCTGCACAACCCGGCCAACATCGCGGGCATCGAAGCGGCCATGAACGCCTTTCCGGAGCTGCCGCAGGTGGCCGTGTTCGACACTGCCTTTCACCAGACCCTGCCCGAAGTCGCCTACCGCTACGCCGTGCCGGAGGCGTGGTTCACGCAGCACGGCGTCCGGCGCTACGGCTTTCACGGCATCAGCCACTCGTTTGTCGCCGGCGAAGCGGCGCGGATGCTGGGCCGCCCGCTCTCCGGGCTGAACCTGATCACCGCGCACCTGGGCAACGGCTGCAGCGTCTGCGCGGTGGCGGGCGGGCGCAGCGTGGGCACCAGCATGGGCCTGACCCCGCTGGAAGGACTGGTCATGGGCACCCGCAGCGGCGACGTCGATCCCGGCCTGCACGACTATCTGGCCCGCGTCTCGGGCCTGACCCTGACCCAGATCACGGCGGCCCTGAACCGCGAGAGTGGCCTGCTGGCCCTGTCGGGCCTGACCAACGACATGCGCGAACTGGAGGAGGCGGCGGCGCGCGGTCACGTCGGGGCGCGGCTGGCGGTGGAGATCTTCGCCTACCGGCTGGCGCAGGGCATGGCCTCCATGGCCGTGGCGCTGGGCCGGGTGGACGGCGTGGTCTTTACCGGGGGTATCGGCGAGAACAGCGCTTCCGTGCGGGCGGCGACGCTGGCCCGTCTGCCCTTTCTGGGTCTTGAGCTGGACGTGGCGGCCAACGCGGCGGCGGTTCACGGTCAGGGCGGTTCCATCGGCGCTCCGGACCGCCTTCCGGCCCTGGTGGTCAACACCAACGAGGAATGGATGATTGCCCGCGAAACGGCCGGGCTCCTGACGCCAACGGCCCAATGA